One genomic segment of Terrihabitans soli includes these proteins:
- a CDS encoding MmgE/PrpD family protein: MSSHAAAPTAPDPNSPMGTVSDYIAGALAAPLPAAVVEKSKHHLLDTLSAMVSGSRLKPGIMAAEFVAGLGGTPIATVVGTQNVTSPVNAAFANGMMAHADETDDSHVPSLTHPGCGVVSAALAAAELKHASGNDLLRAVALGYDFCARSTLALGPEAIRAESRSSHTFGPTFGAAAASGALLGLNAAQVRYLLSYTLQQAGGVDCWARDKEHIEKAFDFGGMGARNGLTAAMLAAAGFTGVDDIFSGEKNFFTAYASKPDPGALTRDLGTNFEIMNTNIKRWCVGTPIQAALDALLIIIERDGLTPDNLDVLKVTIHASGAKTVNDRTIPDISLQYLLSVMLIDKGLTFASAHDHDRMSDPNVLAIKKRIELTGDPSLDSNPNRQAIMSITTRDGRTLNEHVTKVRGTAGNPMERAEVELKSFDLLSPVIGDARAKALIKLVWNIENVKDVAELRPLLQA, translated from the coding sequence ATGTCCAGCCACGCCGCCGCGCCGACCGCGCCCGATCCGAATTCGCCCATGGGAACGGTCAGCGACTACATTGCCGGGGCGCTCGCCGCGCCGCTGCCGGCGGCGGTCGTGGAAAAATCAAAGCACCATCTGCTCGATACGCTTTCGGCCATGGTGTCGGGCTCGCGCCTGAAGCCGGGGATCATGGCGGCGGAGTTCGTCGCGGGTCTCGGCGGCACACCGATCGCAACCGTCGTCGGTACGCAGAACGTCACTTCGCCGGTGAATGCCGCTTTTGCCAACGGCATGATGGCGCATGCCGACGAGACCGACGATTCGCATGTGCCGTCGCTGACGCATCCGGGCTGCGGCGTCGTCTCCGCGGCGCTTGCCGCCGCCGAACTGAAGCATGCGAGCGGCAATGATCTCCTGCGCGCCGTGGCGCTGGGTTATGATTTCTGCGCGCGCTCGACCTTGGCGCTCGGCCCGGAAGCGATCCGTGCTGAAAGCCGCTCGAGCCATACGTTCGGCCCGACCTTCGGCGCGGCTGCGGCTTCCGGAGCGCTGCTCGGGCTCAATGCTGCGCAGGTGCGTTATTTGCTGTCCTACACGCTGCAGCAGGCCGGCGGCGTCGATTGCTGGGCGCGCGACAAGGAGCATATCGAAAAGGCGTTCGATTTCGGCGGCATGGGCGCACGTAACGGCCTCACGGCCGCCATGCTCGCCGCCGCGGGATTTACCGGCGTCGACGATATCTTCTCGGGCGAGAAAAACTTCTTCACCGCTTATGCATCGAAGCCCGATCCTGGGGCGCTGACGCGCGATCTCGGCACCAATTTCGAGATCATGAACACCAATATCAAGCGCTGGTGCGTCGGCACGCCGATCCAGGCGGCGCTCGATGCGCTGCTCATCATCATCGAGCGCGACGGCCTGACGCCGGACAATCTCGATGTGCTGAAAGTCACGATCCATGCGAGCGGCGCGAAAACCGTGAACGACCGCACGATCCCCGATATCAGCCTGCAATATCTCCTGTCGGTCATGCTGATCGACAAGGGTCTGACCTTTGCCTCCGCGCACGATCACGACCGCATGAGCGATCCGAACGTGCTGGCGATCAAAAAGCGCATCGAGCTCACCGGCGATCCGTCGCTCGATTCCAATCCGAACCGTCAGGCGATCATGAGCATCACGACGCGCGACGGCAGAACGCTGAACGAGCACGTCACGAAAGTGCGCGGCACGGCCGGAAACCCGATGGAGCGGGCGGAAGTCGAACTGAAAAGCTTCGATCTCCTGTCGCCCGTCATCGGCGATGCGCGGGCGAAAGCTTTGATCAAGCTCGTCTGGAACATCGAGAATGTGAAGGATGTCGCAGAGCTCCGGCCTCTGCTGCAGGCCTGA
- a CDS encoding NAD-dependent epimerase/dehydratase family protein, producing MRTRILITGAAGNLGGKLVAHFRAQGRVVTGIDRRNRFSVTDLVDLATPDAAWTELFSGQDAVLHLAANSNPHISADIAAENLTIDRNVAAACAAQNVPRLIFASSQWTMQGYFGSGRVFEEHLPPRPSTPYGEAKVQSEEELRHFKGTCLCLRVGHTAWRNRRRLLPPDEDHRHAWLSDRDLCSAFQRAVDSNFEGYTVLNITSANRGSRWPIARARQLIGYRPRDGTSFIDAFWGRFRSQGRLS from the coding sequence ATGCGCACACGCATTCTCATCACCGGCGCGGCTGGAAATCTCGGTGGGAAACTCGTTGCGCATTTTCGCGCGCAGGGACGCGTCGTCACGGGCATCGACCGCAGAAACCGTTTCTCCGTGACGGATCTTGTCGATCTCGCAACACCGGATGCCGCCTGGACGGAGCTGTTTTCCGGTCAGGATGCGGTTCTGCATCTTGCGGCCAACAGCAATCCGCACATCTCCGCGGACATTGCGGCGGAAAATCTCACCATCGACCGCAATGTGGCCGCCGCCTGCGCTGCCCAGAATGTGCCGCGCCTGATCTTCGCCAGTTCGCAATGGACCATGCAGGGCTATTTCGGCAGCGGAAGGGTCTTCGAAGAACATCTGCCGCCGCGGCCGTCGACCCCCTATGGCGAAGCCAAGGTCCAGAGCGAAGAAGAACTCCGGCACTTTAAGGGTACGTGCTTATGCCTGCGTGTCGGCCATACGGCTTGGCGGAACCGGCGCCGGCTTCTGCCGCCGGACGAGGACCACCGTCACGCCTGGCTCAGCGACCGCGATCTCTGCTCGGCGTTCCAGCGGGCGGTGGACTCGAACTTCGAAGGCTATACCGTTCTCAACATCACATCGGCCAATCGCGGCTCGCGCTGGCCGATCGCCCGCGCCCGGCAGCTGATCGGTTACAGGCCGCGCGACGGGACATCCTTCATCGATGCGTTTTGGGGCAGGTTCCGGAGCCAGGGCAGGTTGAGTTGA
- a CDS encoding GntR family transcriptional regulator — protein MTEIEIPKGPVTAVYSRLREDIMTGALQPGSRVTIRDLCDRFEVGLSPMREALNRIIAERLILQSDTRRLQIAPLTIKDLHELTKTRCWLNETGLRASIENGNQAWEERVLLLGHRLTKLKGKTTRDPAWHEVHRDFHESLLSACGSRWLIEFCAQLFDLAERYRLVARLSAAHHPRSDDEHEQIADATVRRDADEAVELLNNHFWKTAHLVEERLETDTGQDLPLSSAESSSRRV, from the coding sequence TTGACCGAGATCGAAATCCCGAAAGGTCCTGTAACTGCTGTCTATTCGCGCCTGCGCGAGGACATCATGACGGGTGCGCTTCAGCCCGGCAGCCGCGTGACCATTCGCGATCTCTGCGACCGGTTCGAGGTCGGCCTCAGCCCCATGCGGGAAGCTTTGAACCGCATCATCGCCGAGCGCCTCATCCTGCAGAGCGACACGCGCCGCCTGCAGATCGCGCCGCTGACGATCAAGGATCTGCACGAGCTGACCAAGACGCGCTGCTGGCTCAACGAGACGGGTCTGCGCGCCTCGATCGAAAACGGCAATCAGGCCTGGGAAGAGCGCGTGCTTTTGCTCGGCCATCGCCTGACAAAACTCAAAGGCAAGACGACGCGCGATCCCGCCTGGCACGAAGTGCATCGCGATTTTCACGAAAGCCTTCTGTCCGCCTGCGGTTCGCGCTGGCTGATCGAATTCTGCGCCCAGCTGTTCGATCTCGCCGAACGCTATCGTCTCGTCGCGCGTCTCTCGGCGGCGCATCACCCGCGCAGCGATGACGAGCATGAGCAGATCGCCGACGCCACTGTGCGCCGCGATGCCGATGAAGCCGTCGAACTCCTGAACAATCATTTCTGGAAGACCGCTCATCTTGTCGAAGAACGGCTCGAGACCGACACCGGACAGGACCTCCCCCTGAGTTCGGCCGAAAGTAGCTCTCGTCGCGTTTGA
- a CDS encoding Bug family tripartite tricarboxylate transporter substrate binding protein produces MIKNSVAALAAVLAMSAGFAGSASAETYPSRPIRLIVPYAPGGPADIMARLIGDKMSARLGQQVVVENKTGGGGVPALELLKAAPADGYTIAMGHDGNMAAAVSMFAKLPYDPVKDFAPISLLASSAVVLITNPTLGFKTVDDLIAAAKKAPGTLNYASAGIGSGGHFAASRFAAITGIDIVHIPYDGGSPAALAVVSNQSQLVFQSPVSAKPYIDSGQATGLAVASAERNPQLPNVPTLKESGVNFTQLSWYGLVARADVKPEIIEKLHKEVSEILAMPDVKADLEKRGLMAKSSTPAEFTAYLKSEIPLWADAVKLAGIKMQ; encoded by the coding sequence ATGATCAAGAACTCAGTGGCGGCTCTTGCTGCCGTCCTGGCTATGAGTGCCGGCTTCGCCGGCAGCGCATCGGCCGAGACCTATCCGAGCCGGCCGATCCGGCTCATCGTGCCTTACGCTCCGGGCGGCCCGGCCGACATCATGGCCCGTCTGATCGGCGACAAGATGAGCGCCCGTCTCGGGCAGCAGGTCGTTGTCGAAAACAAAACCGGCGGCGGCGGCGTTCCGGCGCTCGAACTGCTGAAGGCGGCGCCCGCCGACGGCTACACGATTGCTATGGGCCATGACGGCAACATGGCGGCGGCTGTTTCGATGTTCGCCAAGCTGCCCTACGATCCGGTGAAGGATTTCGCGCCGATCTCGCTCCTCGCCTCCTCGGCCGTGGTGCTGATCACCAATCCGACGCTCGGCTTCAAGACGGTCGATGATCTCATCGCCGCGGCGAAGAAGGCTCCGGGCACGCTGAACTACGCATCTGCCGGCATCGGCAGCGGCGGACATTTCGCAGCCTCGCGCTTTGCCGCCATCACCGGCATCGACATCGTGCACATTCCGTATGACGGCGGCTCGCCGGCCGCGCTCGCTGTTGTCTCCAACCAGTCGCAGCTCGTCTTCCAGTCGCCGGTCTCGGCCAAGCCGTATATCGACTCGGGACAGGCGACCGGTCTTGCCGTTGCCAGCGCCGAGCGCAATCCGCAGCTGCCGAATGTCCCGACGCTGAAGGAATCCGGCGTCAACTTCACGCAGCTCTCCTGGTACGGACTTGTCGCCCGCGCCGATGTGAAGCCCGAGATCATCGAAAAGCTTCACAAGGAAGTTTCCGAAATTCTGGCCATGCCGGATGTGAAGGCCGATCTCGAAAAGCGCGGCCTGATGGCGAAGTCCAGCACGCCGGCGGAATTCACGGCCTATCTGAAATCGGAAATCCCGCTCTGGGCGGATGCCGTGAAGCTGGCCGGAATCAAGATGCAGTAA
- a CDS encoding SMP-30/gluconolactonase/LRE family protein, which translates to MAPLRHLRRTITASVAKSVQPLSPGYWRRLGARSGPVQPVLQGVNRLGEGAVWSAGEHALYWADIRLNAIFRYHPSEPGIFDRFDFGETVTALALTEEEGTLLVAFGSGLKWWKPHSGELIRAGFDLPDWPDARLNDGRADPQGRFWIGSMGVRRANAGKLFSVALQKNGEAKVSEWHSGIGTSNTVCWSPDRRFFYFADSLKNTIWRYRYNDTTGAISDPSDFLCGFRARRAGWVSYG; encoded by the coding sequence TTGGCTCCGCTCAGGCATTTGCGCCGCACGATCACGGCTTCGGTCGCGAAATCCGTGCAGCCGCTGTCGCCGGGCTATTGGCGGCGGCTCGGCGCACGCTCCGGCCCGGTGCAGCCCGTGCTGCAGGGTGTCAACAGGCTTGGCGAAGGCGCGGTCTGGTCGGCGGGTGAGCATGCGCTGTACTGGGCGGATATCCGTCTCAACGCCATCTTCCGCTACCATCCGTCCGAGCCGGGAATTTTCGACCGCTTCGATTTCGGCGAGACGGTTACTGCGCTGGCGCTGACGGAAGAAGAGGGGACGCTGCTCGTCGCCTTCGGCTCCGGTCTCAAATGGTGGAAACCGCATTCCGGCGAGCTTATACGCGCGGGTTTTGATCTCCCGGATTGGCCGGATGCGCGCCTGAATGACGGGCGTGCCGATCCGCAGGGACGCTTCTGGATCGGCTCGATGGGCGTCAGGCGCGCCAATGCCGGCAAGCTTTTCAGCGTGGCTCTGCAGAAGAACGGCGAAGCGAAGGTCTCGGAATGGCATTCGGGCATCGGCACCTCGAACACGGTGTGCTGGAGTCCGGACCGGCGCTTCTTCTATTTCGCCGACAGCCTGAAGAATACGATCTGGCGCTATCGGTATAACGACACGACCGGTGCGATCTCCGATCCCTCAGATTTTCTTTGCGGGTTTCGCGCGCGGCGAGCCGGATGGGTCAGCTATGGATAG
- a CDS encoding SMP-30/gluconolactonase/LRE family protein — protein sequence MDSEGYLWNCRAGGSCVVRIDPDGGIDRIVEMPVHFPATCTFGGEGLRTLFITSGRPRPRHASKLDGSLFQLAVTTPGLAENRVRLNRGMT from the coding sequence ATGGATAGCGAAGGCTATCTCTGGAATTGCCGGGCGGGCGGTAGCTGCGTCGTACGTATCGACCCGGATGGCGGGATCGACCGTATCGTCGAAATGCCGGTCCATTTTCCGGCGACCTGCACGTTCGGCGGCGAGGGCTTGCGAACGCTGTTCATAACGTCCGGCCGCCCCCGACCGCGGCATGCCTCAAAGCTCGATGGGTCCTTGTTTCAGCTCGCCGTCACAACGCCCGGCCTTGCGGAAAACCGCGTGCGCCTGAACCGGGGCATGACGTAA